Proteins co-encoded in one Astatotilapia calliptera chromosome 18, fAstCal1.2, whole genome shotgun sequence genomic window:
- the LOC113010670 gene encoding relaxin-3-like — MHLLRKHLRKAVRYKTRSGRVLRNINMRSLPLVIVLLCMLSAAQVQTQESANTLKLCGRAFLRAVVFNCGGSRWRRFMGEEDTFPEVNREANLLKWIDVSVMERQLRDQNAALMRTCCQQGCQKSDLSMLC, encoded by the exons ATGCATTTACTCAGGAAACACCTGAGGAAGGCTGTGCGATATAAGACCCGATCGGGACGTGTCCTGAGAAACATCAACATGAGATCCCTACCGTTGGTCATCGTGCTGCTGTGCATGTTGAGTGCGGCGCAGGTTCAGACACAGGAGAGCGCCAACACACTGAAGCTGTGCGGTCGAGCTTTTCTAAGGGCAGTGGTGTTCAACTGCGGAGGATCCAGGTGGAGAAGATTTATGGGAGAAGAGGATACTTTCCCAGAAG TCAACAGAGAGGCAAACCTCCTAAAGTGGATAGATGTGTCAGTAATGGAACGTCAATTGCGGGACCAAAACGCGGCCTTGATGAGAACGTGCTGCCAACAGGGTTGTCAAAAAAGCGACCTGTCCATGCTCTGCTAG
- the dynlt5 gene encoding dynein light chain Tctex-type 5 produces MSDKEKQQRKEKRVVKVPSNGRGKDTTGRTKDSISTVSYIDELGHHDDNARLAPTMENTYQMGPYKRFPANAATDILKDVLTSYLQEEKYEVEWSQKMTKTLCEVIRARVKELMIPRYKIVILVHIGQLTGQCMQISSRCLWDTSNDTFASHFFKNSSLFGVASVYAVYFE; encoded by the exons ATGTCcgataaagaaaaacagcaaaggaaAGAGAAGAGGGTAGTCAAGGTGCCTTCTAACGGGAGAGGCAAAGACACAACTGGCAGGACTAAGGA CTCTATAAGCACTGTGTCATACATTGATGAACTGGGCCACCATGATGACAATGCTCGCCTTGCTCCAACAATGGAGAACACCTACCAGATGG GACCTTACAAACGCTTCCCTGCCAACGCGGCCACAGACATACTTAAAGACGTCCTTACCAGTTACCTCCAAGAGGAGAAATATGAAGTAGAGTGGTCTcaaaaaatgaccaaaacatTGTGCGAG GTAATAAGAGCCCGCGTGAAGGAACTAATGATCCCCAGATACAAAATTGTCATCCTGGTCCACATCGGCCAGCTCACCGGGCAATGCATGCAGATCAGCAGCCGCTGTCTCTGGGACACGTCTAATGACACTTTCGCCTCGCACTTCTTCAAGAACAGTTCTCTGTTTGGCGTGGCGAGTGTTTATGCTGTTTACTTTGAGTGa